CCTGGCACAGGCTCCATatacagaaacacacagacacacacacacacacacaggtgaacACCAGAGATCTTTTCACACACGAACCTCTATGACTGGACCCTCCCGTCTGCACACATGCCCCGGCCTGTCCTGATCCATTGGCTGCTTATACAATGTTTATACATTGACAGGTGCTCACAGACACATGAGCTTGCACTTGGTCATGCACAATTAGCACCCTCTCCCCAACTTCGACCACACACACTTGTTCACATTTCTCTCAGCTTCAAAAACTCATCaagactaacatttattgagcacttactgtgtgccaggcactgcgctAATGAgcactttttatcattttatttattaaaacccTAGGACAATGCCACAGAAGTCGGTACTGTCATCATTCccgttttacaggtgagaaaacagagaagcgaagggacttgcccagggcACATAGTACTGAGGAggtaaagccaggatttgaatccaggcagacTGGCCCAAGAGCCCAAATTCTAATGCCAGCCCTGTCCCCTAACTTGCCAGGTAGCCTTGGGCCAGATGTtctacttctctgagcctcagctcctcatccatgaaatgggTACAGTCCTCACATTTCCTCAAGTGTTGTGAGGACTGGACTGGCTGACTCAGGAGAGTTCCAGGAAACACACTGGGCTtctgcaggctccctgtgtaCAGGCCATCCTAAACACAAGATGTGGGGCAAGCAGCTGAGATGGGCTGAGAGGAGCTCCGCcgcttgctagctgtgtgacctggtgAAGGGAGTTAGCCCTGCGCCtctacttcctcatctgtaaagtgggaacgGTCATGGTTGCGTGAGTGATTCAGTGGACGAAATGAGATGGTATAAGTAAAGCCCAGAGCATGGCATTCAGCAAGCACTTCATATATGCCCATGCCTGCCCCCCAGGCTGTGACCAGCATCCTTCAGACCCCAAGCTGGTCTGATACCCCAAAATTCACTGAAGGGCAAGTTTGAAGCAGATGTCAGTTTACTACAAATAAAGAGATCGAACCATCAGATGTTCATGAAGATCTTTCTCCTGTTTATTGCCaaggcccagcccaggcctgtCCTGCTCACTCCTTATCAAAGGAGGAGGCCACTGGCCATAGGGGGCCGGGCCCACAGGCTCCAGATGAGGCTCCTCCAGAGGGCGCAGCTGAGTGGTGGTGTGTGGGCAGCTGGCAGACAAATCCTGCCCTTGTCAGTTCAGCTTCAACTTCAGGACCAGAGCATTCTGGAAGGAAACAAAGGGCCAGGTGGGGTGAGGGACTATGGGCAGGGGCTACCCTCCACACAGGAAGTGATGGCTCAGGTCAGTGGCCGGGAAATGGAAGCCAGGGTGGTGTGTAGGAGCAGAGGATAAACTAGACCTGCGTGTGGCCCTTCATGTCTCTAAAGTCAGTTTTCTCAACGGTCAGGTAGGGACAGCATCCCTACCTCCCAGAGTGGAGAGATCAAACgagaaaaatgtacatttaacaCTCCCAGCACAATACGTGGCATGCGACGTAAAGCTAATATTCATTACACACTTACTGTATGACTTTAGGTAAATTATCTCAATAGCTCTCTGAGGTGGATACACCCATATTAACATCCCTATTTTAAGCAACAGATAAAGGTCATGTTATTTGCCCTGGGTGCCAGAAAAGGAAAGTAGCCGAATTCAGGTTTCCACCTGGGGAGCCCCTGGCCAAAGGAGGCCCAGGTTCTGAGGGGCAGGGTCTTGCTCAAGGGAGTGGCAGGATCCTGCCGATGGCCCCTGCCCTTCTCAAGGCTCCTCCCTCTAGGCTGTGAGAGGCAGGCTCTCGCTCATCACTCATTGGCCAAAAGTACTGACTGACCCCTTTCCTTGGCTCCTTTCCTCACCTCCACTAGGTCCAGCTCTGCCAGGTTGTAATCCATGTCCAGAAAGTCCGGAAGTGGGAACCCGACTTGGAGCACATCTGAGAAGCACAGAGTCATTTTAGGTGGCTGCTCTGCAGTTGACTGATTACTCCTTTAAGCCACTCCTTGGTCACCCAGAACAGAGCAGCGGGGAAAGAGCACAGGGATTCATTCATGACATTTGCCAGCCGCCCAGGCATAGAGAACAGGAGCCTGATCTCCACGTATTCACATTCCAGGTCTGGACCAAGATCTGACTCATGGTATGGAGTCAAGAGCCCAGGATTctggacgcgtgggtggctcagtggttgagcagatgccttcggctcaggtcgtgatcctggggtcctgggatcgagtcccacattgagctctcctcgaggagcctgcttttccctctgcctgtgtctctgcctctctgtgtttgtctctcatgaataaataaataaaaggaaaaaaaaaaaagccaagtgtCCCAAACTGTGGGAGGGGCCTTTGGCCCCAAGCAGGTGACATTGAGACAACATCAAAGACCCAGCAATTACCACccactccctcttctcctcctgtATCTGGGATCAATGAAGGGGCTTTGAGACCACCCAGGTGGCATCCCCTCCCGTTTGCAGCGCTTCTTGCCACCAACAAAATCAAAGCCTACTTGAGCCCTCACCGTTGACGACTGGGACGTACGCTTCCCGGAGATAGTCAGTAATGAAGTCAGTCAGTTTCTTCTCCTGGGGGTAAGAGGGAAGGCGAGCATACCCACATCCCATtgttcaattcaattcaacagATTTTTGCAGCCCTCACTTCAGCTGGGTCTGGAGACCACAGGAATGAATATAGAGACATCAGATTGTCCACCTAGCATCAAAACTGCACCGGACCCTGTCTGACTGTAGGCTGATGACCTACATCTCCACTTAGTCCCTACTGAGTGACATATGGGCCTTGGGTCATGGTGCAGGCACGGAGGAATTTGGGACACAGTGGGTGACCTATGGACCCCATTTTGCTCCTGCAGAAAACTCAGCAGTTACaatcagtcattcattcactacttctctgtacctcagttttcccatccgTGAAAGTGGAATATAATAGTACCTATGCAGAAGGATTCAGCAAGTTTGCATAAGCACAGCGGAAGTGCCCAGGAAGtgctattgttgttattattattctcgGTGCCTACTGGTCAGGCTCTGTCTTGGGTCCTGAGGCTACAGAGACTAATAAAAATGATAGCTGGGCCAACCAAGCCAGTCCAGGCTGCTACTATGCATTACAGTGTTATTAAAATCaatccaggaaaaataaataaaataaaataaaataaaataaaataaatccagggAGATGTCCAGAGTCTATCCAGAGAAGAAGATGAACTTAGAGAGGCTAAATGAATTTCCCAGAGTAACACAGCAAATCAGCTGCCCCAAGTCCTACAGTGAGCTGCTTTATTTACTTGATCTCCTTTTCAGGGCTCACACCTGCAGTGGCAAGTAAGAATAGGCACAGTCATGCCCTCAAACCAGACCAGAAAAGAAGCACTTGAGATACTTACATTGAAAGCACCAATCGATGAGGACTTCCGCGATAGGCTCAGTAATCTGCATGGGGTTGTGGGGGGACAAAGAGAGGGCAGGACAGTCAAAGCCACACTCATGGCCCTGGATAAAGGGGATCTCAAACACCTACAACCCCTCCCTGGTGCAGAAGTTCCAGTATGGCCTTCAGACCAGGTGCTCATAAATCCCTGCTTGGATGCTTCTTATGACAGACACTCATCATCTTTCATCACAGCCCATTTTGTTTCCTACAGCTCAAAACGTTTCCTTTTCTCATTGTTCTTGACTCTTCCCTCTGAGACCCCCAGCCATATCTGTGCTGTTGGCCAAGGCGAGGTATGCAGAGGTTTGCTGCCCAACGAGTCAGCCTCATATCCTTGCAGGACACAGGATTAGGACTCTTCATGTAActacccccctcccctgcacagcCTCCAGTAAGCACTGATACATGATGGCATCACAACAGGCAATGTGATGGTCATCTGGCAACTTTATCGTCTCAAATTCTGTTCTCTATACCAGTAGCAGATCTCCCCATTTCCACTCTCATGCCAAGACATGCAGAGCCCCAGGCCTGGTCAATCAGAGCATTCCATCTCTGGAGTCAGTGATTAGTTTAGGGATCATGTGATCCCTGCTAAACCAATGAGAAGAGCCTTCATAACAGTGAGAACTATTGGACAAGAGGCCTCTCTTGGTGTTGGGGTCCCTTTGCCACCACCTGGCAAGAGAATTTAGCCAACAAACTGGACAGCAAATACCAAGAGAGGAGGGATATCCTGAGGACTTTGTGCACCTAAGACCCAGCCATGTCTGAAATTAAGATATACCCCTAGAGTTTTCAGTTATGTGAGCCCAAAGATTCCCTTTTGGGGAATTCCGAGTTAAGTTGAAATTGTCTCTCGTGCTAAAAGAATCCTAGACTGAGACAAGTCAGCTCAAAGattaagacaaatataaaaagtaatgagTAACTGGATGTGAAAGCATGATGTTGAAGTAGGATAATGAATATAATGTATGGAGCCAGTGCCTCACATATAGACAGCGCTATAAATGCTAGCTGTTATTAGTAGAAGGgcaggcttccaggaggaggtggCATTGAGGGGGGTGCTTAGTGGCAGGTGGCATTTGGATGACACAGGCAAAAGTCTATCAGTGGAAGAGGAGATAGGGACCCATGATCAGACTCACTGTGCAAGAGCCTagtggaagagggggaggggagcagaggtggGAGAGTTTGATAAGGGCCTTGAGTGCCAAGCTAAGATTTGAGAAAAGATCGTGCAGATGAGGGAGAGCTACTGGGGATTCTAGAAAAGGCATATGGCCAGAGCAGCCTGGCAGTGTGGACCATGCTGGATGAACCCGAATGGTTCTGGAACCGGTGCCAGGAAGAACCTAGAGCAGAAAACCAAGTGCTGTTGGTGATGCCCATGCAGGGGAACAGACGCACCAGGATGGGCAGCAGACTCCTACCTGTCCAGAGAGGTGACCATCTGCAGCCGGTTCTCATGAACTGAGTACTGGATTTTCAGGTTGAAGTGCTGGCAGGAGGTGGATGGGGCAAGAGCAGAAAGAAGGCAGTGGGATAAGGGCTGGTAAAACCAGGGGCTCTACTACCTTCCCAGCACCACGTCATGGCAAAGCAGTGGTCCTCCTCTCTGCCCAGCCCACCTTCAAGAACGGAGTCCAGTAGTCTCCTCGTGCCCCGAGCCCAGGCTCCCCATCTTCTCTGTACCTGCCCCAGGACAGGAATCTCAAAAATATCTGGCACACTACTGGTCCTTGTGCACGCCATGTTACTGCTCCAGCCTTTGTACATCCTGTGATCTCTACCTGGAGTGTCTTCCATTAGCAGCCTCCCCAGCATCAACCCTTTCCCTGGCCAGCTGCTGTTCAACCTTCAAAACATAGCTCAGGCAACTCCTGCTCTGGGAAGTCCTCTGTGATTTCCTCATCTAGATTTGGGATCTTTCTAGGTTCCCATATTGCCCTGGGTGAACTCTTCTCAGTCTTTGTAGATGCTAATGAATgttggagggaggaaagggggaagagaagggaggaagaagaagaaagggagggagagaggagagagaaagaaaggattcaACTATTGACTCTCAGTTTGTTGATCTTTCTAGCCATTCAAAGGTTAGGTGGCAGAGCCAAGGATCAGACATCAGGTGACAGCTCCCAGGATCAGGATCACATAATTGGGATTAATTAAGGATCTTTTAATCCATTACTTGGCTATCAACTAAAATCCTACATTCCAGCTTTGAATATCCAGAAGGTGGGGTCTAAATGGGAAACAGATTCTACTCACAGTTTCCAGGAGAAAGAGGGATACAGAGGCCTTGCCCCGCCGCCGAGCAGCAAACATCTCCAGGGTGCCATGGAGGTGCAGATGGCTGTTGCCTGTCTTCATGGTGACCTTGGGGGGCTTGTTTATCCTGATCTGAGTCATCAACGGCTTTGGCTTGGGATAGGCTTTAGCTACCTACAGAAACCAGGACACTCTCCTCAAGGCCCACCCTCAGACGAGAGGTGTCTGTTGAAACCAGGAGTCCATCATGAAATAGGTGATTGCTACCTTGGACACAGGAAACATGACCTGCAAGCGCTGGGATGTGTCTATCAGGAAATAAAAGAGGCAAAACAAGCAGTCTGGCTCTTATCAGACACAGAAAGTACAACTCACAAAAGCTGAACTGTTTCTATGCTGGACCCAAAGAGTACTTTATGGAGAAGTCAGGATGATTTCACACCAGACAAGGGAAATGTGGCCTTGAAGCTGCCTTTCAAATCCTTTGTCCCTTCAACAGGAGAATAGGGCAGGGGAGGTGTGGTGATCATAGGGAGTCAGGGCACTCACTTTAGGGATGAAGGCAGCCAGTGTCTTTGTGGTTTGTGGGGGCAGCTGAccaatctgtaaaataaaagcaagattaGGATTTCTGAAGCCTTCCCCCACCCATTCTAACAGACACCTCCTCTGACTCTATAAGGTAAGCACTCTGAGGTTCCCTCCATCATCATATTATCACTCTGTGATTAAGTAGATAAGGAACTCCTGGGTAGACCAGACTATGGCTTACACATCCCAATGTCCATGGCTCTTAGGACAAAGTCAGATGCTGAGGAAATGTTGGATGAAAAAGTGGCAGACAGATGGGAGAATGGATGAATGTGATGTATGAGAGGAGTGTGGGCAGATGGATTTGGGAgtggatagatgaatggagaaaTGGATCAACAAATGAGTGCTGAGTGGATGTATGAATGGTTGGATGAGCACTTACGTAGGAGAACAAGTAATAGATGGGCAGGTGGACAGATGGGTGGAGGTATCAAAGGAATGATGGATGGGAAGATGAGTGGGTGAAAAGATGTGGAATGGTCTGATAAATGGATGGGAAAGTGTATAAAGAATGGATTGATAGGTGGAAGGATGGATCAAAAAGtacatggatggatggtgggtgcaTGAATGggaggatgaatggatggatcaGTGatgatggatggaaggatggatgaatggatagaggagTAGGAGGAAGGATAATGGAGAGTTGACTGGGTAGATGAGTAGGTAGTTAAGGACAGATGTACAGACTTACTTATTCAGTAGAATCAGATCCTGTTCTAGATGTGGATGATATTAAGGGTGGATGGATGCTAGGGGGAAGGATAGAGTCTAGGGCATGAATACATGATAGCgagatgaatggatgagtgacTGATGACTGGATAAAAAGAAGATGGATTGATGGCCAGTGCATGAGAGTTGTAGGCTGATGGATAAATATCTGCTTGCATGGACagttggatggatgaatgagtagATGGTGGTTACATGGGCAGAGAGATGGTGGGTGTTGGGGCAACCTGATGATAGAAACCCAAATAAGTCCTGGATCTCCGAGTCTTGGCGCTGCCCAGAACCCCAGGATAATTCTCAGAACAGATCCACCAGTCAGGGACTTTAATTACAGGGCAGCTCACCTTCGTATCCTGGACATAAACATCCAAAGACTTCTGCAGAAGGGCCAGCTCTGCGGTGAGGAAGGTGGCCGAAAGCAGCAGCTGTGAGGAACCTTCAGCATAGTCCTCGGGGAACTCAAAGACCTCCCCGTCATCAGCAAGCTGAATGGTGTTACCCTCTTGCTGCTGCACCACAGGCTGTGGGAGGGAACAGGGAAAGAGATGCTCAGCCTTGGCCATGAAGGACTGTGGCTGGGGGCAAGACTCTGTCCTCCAAATTAAGTGGCACTCAAACCAGCCCCCAGGTCAGCAAGTCACTAGATGGTAGAGCCAAGAGCAGGCTATCCTCTCAGTGTACAGAGGGGTAACTGAAGCCCATGAGGATAAGAGAATCAGTTACTATGCCATGGGTGGTTGCTCATGGGATTGTTTAAGTAACCCCAGTTAATCTGACTGTTGAGTTAGAGTGCTCATTACAAAGAGgtgttttctgtttattctcaGAAGGAGGTAAATGGCAAACAACGTGGGGGAAGACCAACCACACTGGAGGAAGACTTCACAGGGAGATGGTATTGTGGGAATTTTCTGCCCATTCCTGGAAGAGGCATCTCACCTAGTGGCCTGGAGTTCTGGAGACCTGGCTGAGGACCCAACTCTGCAACCAACTCACAGTGAGACCCTAGCCAAGTCCTGCGTCCCCTGGGCCCCAGTGTTCCCATCTGTACAACTGGTGACCACTCATTGGGAGAAGCACACCTTAGAGAAGGTGTGAGTGTGGGGTCAGAGGTCCTGGAAGTCAGCTCAGAACTCAGGATTCATGTTGAGAGCAGACAGTGGGAGAAGGCTTTGGTGTCAGGGAACACTCTCATGGTGGGCCCGGTCTGCCAGGGCCTGAAGGACCTCCCCCCGCTCCACACCACAGTCCAGCCACTTCCTTGGCAGAAGAAGGCTGGTGAGACCCCAGTTCCCCAGTGGCCCCCTTGGCACTTACGCTGAAGTCCACTTGGATGTAGCTGGCCGTGGTGGTCGGTATGGACATCAGGACATATTTGACACTGCCCATCTGACCCACGGGCATGGGGGCTGTTCAAGAGGAGGTTCTACTCAAAGAGGTGGCCACTTGGGGACAGGTCCTAGACACTGCCACCAGCCATCTGACACATGAGCTGGCTGGGGTTCCAGGAACCCTGGCCCTCTGTGTGATCCAAGGCAAGCTGCTCAGCATCTCTGGGCCTCAACaatttcatctgtagaatggaggCAATAGTGCCTGGCCTGCGAATCCCACTCCCCCAAACTGCTCTGCAGGCACAGAGCTTGAGAGTTTCCTAAGGGGCGTTGCAGCTCAGTCCCCACAATAGACTGGTGTGATCAGGATTCTCGGCTCTGTTTGACAGATGCgcagactgaggctcagaggagtaAAATGTCTCAGGCCACACTGCTGAGCTCATGAGccagttttcttctttcccagcCATTGGGCTTTCCTGTCACCCCACTAGGGAACACTCTAAACCTCGAGATAACAGAGGTGGTAGATCCCTTTGGCAAAGAAAAGAGTCAGGTGGCATCACTATAGGATTACTATTCAGGGTGGAAGGTCTGTGGGTGAGCCCATCATGGCTGCTGTCCTTGGAGCCTGGGTGATCATGGATAGAAGACGGGTAGAGGACTAAGACAAAAACCCCAGAGTCCCTCAGGCTTCCCATCTGGAAAGTCAGGGGATAGACAGACACGGTGACCTTAGACCTCCTCAGTCCCAAGGCTGGGCCTGGAGCAGGTGCTTGAATGGGGAGCGGGGGCTTCAAAACTCAGCCGTCCTGATGTTCTCCATGTGGGAGCGAGGCACGGCTAGCGCTACTCACCATTCAGGTTGGCCCACTTCTTGTTCACATACACCAGGACCGCGTCAATGGCTGGACACATCTGGAAGCAGAGAAGGTGCTGGGCTGAGGGGGCCCCTGGTGGAGGGCCTCACTCCTCACAGCTGAATGATACTCCATGGGGAGACCCAAGAGCCCTGGAGGGACAAGGACTAGAGAGGAACCGAGCCCACGAGTCACACAGAGGGTCAGGGGCAGAGCCCAGAGCTCCTGACCACAGCCTATAAAATCAGCGGGGACTCGTGTTCCCCAGCAAATGGTAACCAAGGCAGGTGGACAAGCTGTGGTGTGCAGGCCACTATGTCCTCCTTCGGTGCTCATGGCAGACATCACTAGATGATCAAGGCACTTTCTCCTCCTGAGCCAGCCACAGCCTCAGAATCCTCCTCCGCTATGGCCAGTCCGTGAGGGTCACACCCACAAGAAGACACACTTGCCAGCCCCGGGGCTGAGCACCCCCATGGACGTGGGTAGAGGCTTGCTCTGGGCACTCACCATGCTGGGAAGAACCTTGTGTAGGGTGCTATCCAGGAACTTGTTGACTACCTTAGGTAGCATGCTGGACACAGAAGATGGGGACAGGACACAGATGGCAGGCAGTTAGGCTCAGGACATATGGGGACGTGACTAAGGAAGTACAGTGGCTCAGGAAGTGGGCTGCTGGGCAGGGGTggctcccaccccgcccccaacccAGAGCCCCTCACTTGCTAGGCAGGTTGGTCTTCACGCTGACCACGATGATCTCACAGCCCTCGCTCTTAAACATGGGGAGGCCCGTTTCCTCATCCTGCAGAAGCCGGTTGGTGGCTGTG
This portion of the Vulpes lagopus strain Blue_001 chromosome 18, ASM1834538v1, whole genome shotgun sequence genome encodes:
- the BPIFB6 gene encoding BPI fold-containing family B member 6, with protein sequence MLWILFLALCGLLTHTRADPGALLRLGMDVMNHEVQSAMDESHILEKMAAEAGKNQPGMKPIKGITNVKVKDVQLPVITLNFIPGVGIFQCVSTGMTITGKSFMGGNMEIIVVLNITATNRLLQDEETGLPMFKSEGCEIIVVSVKTNLPSNMLPKVVNKFLDSTLHKVLPSMMCPAIDAVLVYVNKKWANLNAPMPVGQMGSVKYVLMSIPTTTASYIQVDFSPVVQQQEGNTIQLADDGEVFEFPEDYAEGSSQLLLSATFLTAELALLQKSLDVYVQDTKIGQLPPQTTKTLAAFIPKVAKAYPKPKPLMTQIRINKPPKVTMKTGNSHLHLHGTLEMFAARRRGKASVSLFLLETHFNLKIQYSVHENRLQMVTSLDRLLSLSRKSSSIGAFNEKKLTDFITDYLREAYVPVVNDVLQVGFPLPDFLDMDYNLAELDLVENALVLKLKLN